A genomic stretch from Erwinia sp. E_sp_B01_1 includes:
- a CDS encoding polysaccharide biosynthesis C-terminal domain-containing protein, with translation MKHSAMSNAIWMMSEKVVSVFGVIFVTSYVAKSFGPSIFGQIAFSASLFSIVQTVAIFGTETILFKSISKSAPKGIRLMAVAKQLRMALLLLLSVPVLIYVWLEMRENFLIFAIASFLSAMFVTQDIFSVYNNARLESRMNTVANAAGMLLSFGISFTVAWFKLSPLLLSLSIVTVTLVPYLIKRSRFYQANSITPPPKRKHRSYLRYLLHAGLPLAISSVFISIQVKLAQFFLVGVGSAHDLGLFTAANTISASWIFIPVAIITSCFSEIFRERADVAVKLASRLNGYVIAVSFLMLLIIAFYGEEIITTLYGQDYTQSGNLVTLLSLATCFSAMGTVAYRYMVKEGGFNYLLVKIVLLVVISVVTNWFFIRFWGLTGAAWSVLVTELLSLTVMNYFFKNGVILKIQLSSLNYKTYK, from the coding sequence ATGAAACACAGCGCTATGTCAAACGCCATCTGGATGATGTCGGAAAAAGTTGTTTCCGTATTCGGGGTGATATTTGTCACGTCTTACGTCGCAAAATCCTTTGGCCCTTCCATATTTGGGCAAATAGCATTTTCTGCATCACTTTTTTCAATTGTTCAGACCGTAGCCATTTTCGGTACTGAAACCATTCTGTTTAAAAGTATCAGCAAAAGTGCGCCAAAAGGAATACGGCTGATGGCAGTTGCCAAACAGCTGCGAATGGCTTTGTTATTGTTACTGTCCGTGCCGGTATTAATTTATGTCTGGCTGGAAATGCGTGAAAATTTTCTCATTTTCGCCATAGCTTCATTTTTATCAGCAATGTTTGTGACTCAGGATATTTTTAGCGTTTACAACAATGCGCGGCTGGAGTCGCGGATGAATACGGTGGCGAATGCCGCAGGAATGCTGCTCAGCTTTGGCATCAGCTTTACGGTTGCCTGGTTCAAACTCAGTCCTTTGCTGCTCTCGCTCTCTATCGTGACAGTGACGCTGGTGCCGTATCTGATTAAGCGAAGCCGGTTTTATCAGGCTAACAGCATCACTCCACCGCCTAAGCGTAAGCACAGAAGTTATTTGCGATACCTGTTACATGCCGGATTGCCGCTGGCTATCTCCAGCGTGTTTATCTCGATTCAGGTCAAACTGGCTCAGTTTTTCCTGGTAGGAGTAGGTTCAGCGCACGACCTGGGCCTCTTTACCGCAGCCAATACCATTTCCGCTTCGTGGATTTTTATTCCGGTGGCGATCATTACATCCTGTTTTTCTGAGATTTTCAGAGAGCGTGCGGATGTGGCAGTAAAACTGGCTTCGAGACTGAATGGCTATGTAATAGCAGTATCCTTTTTGATGCTTCTTATCATCGCGTTTTATGGTGAAGAGATCATCACTACCCTTTATGGGCAAGACTACACACAATCGGGAAATCTCGTTACGTTATTGTCGTTAGCAACCTGCTTTTCGGCAATGGGAACAGTAGCTTATCGCTACATGGTAAAGGAAGGTGGTTTCAATTACTTACTGGTTAAGATCGTCCTGCTGGTAGTAATTAGCGTGGTAACCAACTGGTTCTTCATCCGTTTCTGGGGATTAACAGGCGCTGCCTGGAGCGTACTTGTCACCGAGTTGCTCTCCCTGACCGTAATGAATTATTTCTTTAAGAATGGCGTCATTCTTAAAATACAGCTTTCCTCACTCAACTACAAAACTTACAAATGA
- the soxS gene encoding superoxide response transcriptional regulator SoxS, which produces MHDDIIHTLTDWIENNLDKTLSIDEVAAKSGYSKWHLQRMFRTVTRQTLGEYIRERRLTLAAEALRQTQRPVFDIAMQYGYDSQQTFSRVFRRQFSQTPTAYRHTLRRQSLTRQAGYSFDCSDFAAAAN; this is translated from the coding sequence ATGCATGACGACATCATCCACACCCTTACCGACTGGATTGAAAATAACCTTGATAAAACGCTGTCGATTGATGAGGTCGCTGCGAAGTCAGGCTATTCGAAGTGGCATTTGCAGCGGATGTTCCGCACCGTGACGCGGCAGACGCTGGGAGAATATATTCGGGAGCGGCGACTGACGCTGGCCGCAGAAGCTCTTCGTCAGACGCAGCGCCCGGTGTTTGATATTGCGATGCAGTACGGCTACGACTCGCAGCAGACCTTCTCGCGCGTGTTCCGCCGTCAGTTCTCACAGACACCTACTGCGTACCGCCATACCCTGCGTCGTCAGTCACTGACGCGCCAGGCCGGTTACAGCTTTGACTGCAGCGACTTTGCCGCAGCGGCCAACTGA
- a CDS encoding diguanylate cyclase, producing the protein MPDHSSGRAGTKPLLTLKQYLQRIHLVIIIVSLLFSGISMSVLSMFALRSYAENNLQLVATTIGYSVQPALLNGDAASASEIIRQIGTKTAFANAKVVDANSRILVNWPSPGVNRNKQGAGELVTHWLFPETLKVPIMHANREIGQVWLTGDASRVLHYLSQALTWLSGSLLVAALLACWLSRRMHAGIVTGLQNIASVAHDVRKRRAFSQRVPSSPIAELNKLSGDFNSLMEELAEWQHHLQRENDSLAHQALHDALTGLPNRKAFELELDKLLGNLLTAGQVAVLFIDGDRFKAVNDTYGHAAGDNVLMQTAQRLRERLRKEDLVARLGGDEFAVLLSGIENGEQAAKVAENVIEAMREPIVLENGKMVAQSLSIGVALAKNHSSGEAMIAQADAAMYHIKELGGGWYFSPSFWGQDPRAVSDIHHGA; encoded by the coding sequence ATGCCTGATCACTCTTCAGGGCGCGCCGGCACGAAACCATTGCTGACGCTGAAACAGTATCTGCAACGCATTCATCTGGTCATCATCATCGTTTCGCTGCTGTTCAGCGGGATTTCGATGTCGGTGCTCTCAATGTTTGCCCTGCGCAGCTATGCCGAAAATAACCTGCAGCTGGTCGCCACCACCATCGGCTACAGTGTGCAGCCTGCATTACTGAATGGAGATGCCGCATCGGCCAGTGAAATTATCCGGCAAATCGGCACCAAAACGGCCTTTGCCAATGCAAAGGTGGTCGATGCCAACAGCAGGATCCTGGTCAACTGGCCCTCGCCGGGCGTGAACCGCAATAAACAGGGGGCAGGAGAACTGGTTACCCACTGGCTGTTCCCGGAGACATTAAAAGTGCCGATCATGCATGCCAACCGTGAGATAGGGCAGGTCTGGCTGACGGGGGATGCCAGCCGGGTGCTGCACTACCTTAGCCAGGCGCTGACCTGGCTCAGCGGTAGCCTGCTGGTCGCGGCGTTGCTGGCCTGCTGGCTGTCGCGCCGGATGCACGCCGGGATTGTCACCGGGCTGCAAAATATTGCCTCAGTGGCGCATGATGTCCGCAAACGCCGGGCTTTTTCGCAGCGCGTGCCCTCCTCTCCCATTGCTGAGCTGAACAAGCTGAGCGGTGATTTCAACAGCCTGATGGAGGAACTGGCGGAGTGGCAGCATCATCTTCAGCGCGAGAACGATTCGCTGGCTCATCAGGCGTTGCATGATGCGCTCACCGGTTTGCCTAACCGCAAAGCGTTCGAGCTGGAGCTGGATAAACTGCTGGGCAACCTGCTGACGGCCGGGCAGGTTGCCGTGCTCTTTATTGACGGTGACCGGTTTAAGGCGGTCAACGACACCTATGGTCATGCGGCTGGTGATAACGTGCTGATGCAGACTGCTCAGCGCCTGCGCGAACGCTTACGCAAAGAAGATCTGGTTGCCCGTCTGGGAGGCGATGAGTTTGCCGTATTGCTGTCCGGGATTGAGAACGGTGAGCAGGCGGCAAAAGTGGCAGAGAATGTGATTGAAGCGATGCGCGAACCGATCGTGCTGGAGAACGGCAAAATGGTGGCACAGTCGTTGAGTATTGGCGTGGCGCTGGCTAAAAATCACAGTTCGGGTGAAGCGATGATCGCCCAGGCCGATGCGGCGATGTACCACATCAAAGAGCTGGGCGGCGGCTGGTATTTTTCCCCGTCATTCTGGGGACAGGATCCGCGGGCCGTTTCTGACATTCATCATGGGGCCTGA
- a CDS encoding YjcB family protein has translation MGTLTASLVLMRWELVSAVMMFFASTFNVKCRKTSHKGMAFIFTGVGIGMSCWFVTGLLGITLSMENLHNFWHITKDVFIDVMSHTPTDYPLP, from the coding sequence ATGGGTACCTTAACCGCCAGCCTGGTCTTGATGAGATGGGAACTGGTTAGTGCAGTGATGATGTTCTTTGCCAGCACTTTCAACGTGAAGTGCCGTAAAACCAGCCATAAGGGTATGGCCTTCATCTTTACCGGCGTGGGTATCGGCATGTCATGCTGGTTCGTCACCGGGCTGCTGGGTATTACGCTGAGCATGGAAAATCTGCATAACTTCTGGCATATCACTAAAGACGTTTTTATCGATGTGATGAGCCACACCCCTACTGATTATCCCCTGCCCTGA
- a CDS encoding ATP-grasp fold amidoligase family protein, translating to MLKLKSELRKGVLYLLKKMPWSYQDRVHYFHRFKRLPNIHQPKLFNEKILYRKFVTGDYVRYGNLSDKVLVRDYIAKTIGEEYLIPLLHETDNPLTLLGLSSLKNTVIKPNHGSGMVEILLEEPDCIQKQLLIKRCDEWLKCDFSHQSREIHYRYIKPRILVEEYVGEGKLAAVDYKFHMFNKKDGNFEYVLQIIYNRNGDAPLSMNFYVNSLEQCFYKIRDTGLDISSDRETLEKALALSQKLASDFDYVRVDWYICEGQIFFGELTFTPGAGMVTGLDMGLDKMMGDMWLQERKAAKLKQNSGDVTPLPVAFKKM from the coding sequence ATGTTAAAACTCAAGTCAGAATTGAGAAAAGGCGTCTTATACCTGCTTAAAAAAATGCCCTGGTCCTATCAGGACAGAGTTCATTATTTTCACAGATTTAAGCGGTTGCCTAACATACACCAGCCAAAATTATTTAATGAGAAGATTCTGTATCGCAAATTTGTCACCGGCGACTATGTTCGTTATGGGAACCTTTCGGATAAAGTACTTGTGCGCGACTACATTGCAAAAACTATCGGTGAAGAATATTTAATTCCTCTGCTGCATGAAACGGATAATCCGCTAACGCTGCTGGGGCTCAGCTCGCTTAAAAACACCGTAATTAAACCGAACCACGGTTCAGGTATGGTAGAAATCCTGCTTGAAGAGCCAGACTGTATTCAAAAGCAGCTGCTTATCAAGCGCTGTGATGAGTGGCTGAAATGTGATTTTTCGCACCAGTCCCGTGAAATTCACTATCGCTATATCAAACCGCGGATTTTGGTTGAAGAGTATGTGGGCGAGGGCAAGCTGGCAGCCGTCGATTACAAATTCCACATGTTCAACAAGAAAGATGGCAACTTTGAATATGTGCTGCAAATCATCTACAACCGTAATGGTGATGCACCGCTGTCGATGAACTTCTACGTCAACAGTCTGGAACAGTGCTTCTACAAGATCCGTGACACCGGGCTGGATATCAGCAGTGACAGGGAAACGCTGGAAAAAGCGCTGGCGCTGAGTCAGAAACTGGCCAGCGACTTCGACTATGTGCGCGTGGACTGGTACATCTGCGAAGGTCAGATCTTCTTTGGTGAACTGACCTTTACGCCAGGCGCAGGAATGGTGACAGGGCTGGATATGGGGCTGGATAAGATGATGGGTGATATGTGGCTGCAGGAACGTAAGGCCGCAAAACTGAAACAAAACTCAGGAGATGTAACACCACTGCCGGTTGCCTTTAAAAAGATGTAA
- a CDS encoding glutathione S-transferase, with protein sequence MITVHHLNNSRSQRVLWMLEELEVPYQIKLYQRESTMLAPDALKKVHPLGKSPVITDENRVIAESGAILEYLAERYDAENRLKLHDEEARLQSRYWLHYAEGSVMPLLVMKLIFGRMGKPPVPWLLRPIGNAFGQGVQKAWLDKQLATHRDFIEHHLTTHGWFAGPQFSIADVQMSFPLQAMSARGGAADSPAIQAWLDKIQNRAAWHRALQKGGEIRLS encoded by the coding sequence ATGATCACCGTTCATCACCTGAATAACTCCCGATCGCAGCGCGTGCTCTGGATGCTGGAAGAGTTAGAAGTCCCCTATCAGATCAAACTGTATCAGCGTGAATCCACCATGCTGGCTCCTGACGCGCTAAAAAAAGTGCATCCACTGGGCAAATCCCCGGTTATCACAGATGAAAATCGGGTGATTGCGGAATCTGGCGCGATCCTTGAGTACCTGGCAGAGCGATATGACGCAGAAAACAGGCTGAAACTTCATGACGAGGAAGCGCGTCTTCAGTCTCGTTACTGGCTGCATTATGCCGAAGGCTCAGTGATGCCGTTGCTGGTGATGAAACTGATCTTTGGCCGGATGGGGAAACCGCCGGTGCCGTGGCTGCTGCGGCCCATTGGCAACGCATTTGGTCAGGGCGTGCAGAAAGCCTGGCTGGATAAGCAACTGGCCACGCACCGGGATTTCATTGAACACCACCTGACCACGCACGGCTGGTTTGCCGGCCCGCAGTTCAGTATTGCTGATGTGCAGATGAGCTTCCCGCTTCAGGCTATGAGCGCAAGGGGCGGAGCGGCTGATTCCCCTGCGATTCAGGCCTGGCTTGATAAAATACAAAACCGGGCAGCCTGGCATCGCGCCCTGCAAAAGGGCGGAGAAATCAGGCTTAGCTGA
- a CDS encoding CidA/LrgA family protein translates to MASALRPLSTGWLQRIQVPVQVVLYIVFFLIAQQLVEWLHLPLPANIVGMLLLLALILLRVLPLNWVKAGSRWLLAEMLLFFVPAVVAVVNYSQLLRVEGWRIMLVIGISTLLVLATTALVVDRVYRLEIWLAERKEGRRHE, encoded by the coding sequence ATGGCGTCAGCATTACGTCCGCTCAGCACGGGCTGGCTGCAGCGGATTCAGGTTCCGGTTCAGGTTGTACTGTATATCGTCTTCTTTTTGATCGCCCAACAGCTCGTGGAGTGGCTTCACCTGCCGCTGCCTGCCAATATCGTCGGCATGTTATTGCTGCTGGCGTTAATCCTGCTTCGTGTCCTGCCGCTGAACTGGGTTAAAGCCGGTTCACGCTGGCTGCTGGCCGAAATGCTGCTGTTCTTCGTGCCGGCCGTGGTGGCCGTGGTCAACTACTCCCAGCTGTTGCGGGTGGAAGGCTGGCGCATCATGCTGGTGATCGGCATCAGCACGCTGTTGGTGCTGGCAACCACGGCACTGGTGGTAGATCGGGTCTATCGGCTGGAAATCTGGCTGGCAGAGCGTAAAGAAGGCCGTCGCCATGAATGA
- a CDS encoding NCS2 family permease — MSTPSHQPGGSLDSWFKISARGSSVRQEILAGLTTFLAMVYSVIVVPSMLGKAGFPPTAVFVSTCLVAGFGSLIMGLWANLPMAIGCAISLTAFTAFSLVLGQHISVPVALGAVFLMGVLFTIISATGIRSWILRNLPMGVAHGTGVGIGLFLLLIAADGVGLVVKNPAPGLPVALGDFASFPVMMSMLGLAVIFGLEKLRVPGGILLTIIAISILGLIFDPAVTYQGLFAMPSLKDPQGNSLVFSLDILGALQPAVLPSVLALVMTAVFDATGTIRAVAGQANLLDKDNQIINGGKALTTDSVSSIFSGLVGASPAAVYIESAAGTAAGGKTGLTAIVVGVLFLMILFLSPLAYLVPGYATAPALMYVGLLMLSNVSKIDFDDFVDAMSGLLSAVFIVLTCNIVTGIMLGFGSLVIGRIFAGEWRKLNAGTVIIAVALVAFYAGGWAI, encoded by the coding sequence ATGTCGACTCCTTCTCACCAGCCCGGCGGTTCGCTGGACAGCTGGTTTAAAATTTCTGCGCGCGGCAGTTCGGTCCGTCAGGAAATTTTAGCCGGCCTCACCACCTTTCTTGCCATGGTCTATTCGGTCATCGTTGTCCCGTCCATGCTGGGGAAAGCCGGTTTTCCGCCTACTGCCGTGTTCGTATCAACCTGCCTGGTTGCGGGCTTTGGTTCACTGATTATGGGGCTGTGGGCTAATCTGCCTATGGCTATTGGCTGTGCCATTTCACTGACCGCCTTTACCGCTTTCAGCCTGGTGCTGGGGCAGCATATCAGCGTGCCGGTGGCGCTGGGTGCGGTGTTCCTGATGGGGGTTTTGTTCACCATTATCTCCGCCACCGGCATCCGTTCCTGGATCCTGCGTAATCTGCCGATGGGCGTGGCGCACGGTACTGGTGTAGGCATTGGTCTGTTCCTGTTGCTGATCGCGGCGGACGGCGTTGGGCTGGTGGTGAAAAACCCTGCACCGGGCCTGCCCGTAGCGCTGGGTGATTTCGCCTCGTTCCCGGTGATGATGTCAATGCTGGGGCTGGCGGTGATCTTCGGTCTGGAGAAGCTGCGCGTTCCGGGCGGCATCCTGCTGACTATCATTGCTATCTCCATCCTCGGTCTGATTTTTGATCCGGCAGTGACCTATCAGGGGCTGTTTGCCATGCCAAGCCTGAAGGATCCGCAGGGCAATTCGCTGGTATTCAGCCTGGATATTCTGGGCGCGCTGCAACCTGCCGTCCTGCCAAGCGTGCTGGCGCTGGTGATGACCGCTGTTTTCGATGCCACCGGCACCATCCGTGCCGTAGCAGGGCAGGCCAACCTGCTGGATAAAGACAATCAAATCATTAACGGCGGCAAAGCGCTGACCACGGATTCTGTCAGCAGCATCTTCTCCGGGCTGGTCGGCGCATCGCCTGCGGCGGTCTATATCGAATCTGCGGCCGGAACGGCAGCGGGTGGCAAGACGGGCCTGACCGCTATTGTCGTTGGCGTGCTGTTCCTGATGATCCTGTTCCTTTCTCCGCTGGCTTATCTGGTGCCGGGCTATGCCACAGCGCCTGCGCTGATGTATGTCGGCCTGCTGATGCTGAGCAACGTCTCTAAAATCGATTTCGATGATTTTGTGGATGCGATGTCCGGCCTGCTGTCGGCGGTATTTATTGTGCTGACCTGTAACATCGTTACCGGCATCATGCTGGGCTTCGGTTCACTGGTGATTGGCCGTATTTTTGCGGGTGAATGGCGTAAGCTGAATGCCGGCACGGTAATTATCGCGGTGGCGCTGGTCGCCTTCTATGCTGGTGGCTGGGCAATCTGA
- the soxR gene encoding redox-sensitive transcriptional activator SoxR, with product MKKSRNCPNKRELTPGDVAQRCGVAVSALHFYESKGLISSFRNAGNQRRYHRDVLRRVAIVKIAQRIGIPLATIGDHLMQLPAGNRMSAKEWKVLTEKWREELDRRIETLTRLRDDLDGCIGCGCLSMQDCPLRNPGDLLSERGTGAILLESERE from the coding sequence ATGAAAAAAAGTCGCAACTGCCCCAACAAGCGAGAACTGACCCCCGGCGATGTGGCCCAGCGATGTGGTGTGGCAGTCTCTGCACTGCATTTCTATGAAAGCAAAGGCTTAATCAGCAGCTTCCGCAATGCCGGTAATCAGCGACGCTACCACCGTGATGTGCTGCGCCGCGTGGCGATTGTGAAGATTGCCCAGCGCATTGGTATTCCTTTGGCCACCATTGGCGATCATCTGATGCAGCTTCCGGCAGGTAATCGTATGTCAGCGAAAGAGTGGAAAGTGCTGACGGAAAAGTGGCGCGAGGAGCTGGATCGCCGTATCGAAACCCTGACCCGGCTGCGGGACGATCTGGATGGCTGTATCGGCTGTGGCTGTTTATCAATGCAGGATTGTCCGCTGCGTAACCCGGGAGACCTGTTAAGCGAGCGCGGAACCGGCGCCATCCTGCTGGAATCTGAACGTGAGTGA
- a CDS encoding DUF2778 domain-containing protein, which yields MTLQGKFVVNEANFSPLLMYGVGTFMAYSGKDQYRNRAGCIGVPDLGPIPDGRYHIVKRPGGGWKGVIRTDLHDMYSWPTSTPVIKHEWFALYRDDGKIDDHTWINGVERGNFRLHPPGPMGVSLGCITLQHRTDFLAIRQYLLSTQQVKLPNGLMSYGTIEVILNGSPTCPSGS from the coding sequence GTGACGCTTCAAGGAAAATTCGTCGTGAATGAAGCAAATTTCAGCCCGCTGCTGATGTATGGCGTAGGCACATTTATGGCTTATTCTGGTAAAGACCAGTACCGAAATCGTGCTGGCTGTATTGGTGTACCGGACTTAGGGCCAATACCAGACGGCCGCTATCATATAGTTAAAAGACCTGGCGGGGGATGGAAAGGTGTGATTCGCACTGACCTCCACGATATGTATTCATGGCCAACATCTACGCCGGTAATCAAACACGAGTGGTTTGCTCTCTACAGAGATGACGGTAAAATCGACGATCATACGTGGATTAACGGTGTTGAGAGAGGGAACTTCCGTCTTCACCCTCCTGGGCCAATGGGGGTATCGCTTGGCTGCATCACACTTCAGCACCGCACCGACTTCTTAGCAATCAGGCAATATCTGCTGTCCACCCAACAGGTGAAGTTGCCGAATGGCTTAATGTCTTATGGAACAATTGAGGTGATTTTGAATGGCAGTCCGACATGTCCCAGCGGGTCTTAA
- a CDS encoding Na+/H+ antiporter, with protein sequence MEIFFTILILTLMVSLSGVAARIIPFQIPLPLVQIALGALLAWPTFGLHVDFDPELFLVLFIPPLLFADGWKTPTSEFLNHGREIIGLALVLVLITVVGIGYLIYWLVPGIPLLPAFALAAVLSPTDAVALSGIVGEGRIPKKIMSILQGEALMNDASGLVSLKFAVAVAMGTMVFTVSGATIEFLKVAIGGLLAGIAICWLYGKSLRLFSRWSGDDPATQTVLLLLLPFASYLIAEHIGVSGILAAVAAGMTITRSGIIRQAPLAMRLRANSVWQMLEFVFNGMVFLMLGLQLPDILHNSVTQAEVDPNVDFWMLVLSVALIYAALMIVRFSWLYMMQLISKRLLKKKPMEFTSYSMRELLIASFAGVRGAITLAGVLSIPLFLSNGDAFPARYELVFLATGVILFSLLVGVILLPLLLRGIDGHDKTAHRHEVQMARAVMAGTAIESLHKMEERLVADTEENIDPELIKEVSSRVTGNLRRRVVGKEDLDRSLFAENLERRFRLTALRAERGELYHLRATQKISNETMQKLLHDLDLLETLLIEKEE encoded by the coding sequence ATGGAAATTTTCTTTACCATTCTCATTTTAACGCTGATGGTTTCGCTCTCCGGCGTTGCTGCACGCATAATACCTTTTCAAATCCCGTTGCCGCTGGTGCAAATCGCGCTGGGGGCGCTGCTTGCCTGGCCGACGTTTGGCCTGCACGTTGACTTCGATCCGGAGCTGTTTCTGGTGCTGTTTATCCCGCCGCTGCTGTTTGCCGATGGCTGGAAAACCCCCACCAGTGAATTTCTTAACCACGGACGAGAGATCATCGGCCTTGCGCTGGTGCTGGTGCTTATTACCGTGGTGGGGATTGGCTACCTGATTTACTGGCTGGTGCCAGGCATTCCGTTGCTACCTGCGTTTGCGCTGGCGGCAGTGCTTTCACCTACCGATGCCGTGGCGCTGTCCGGTATTGTGGGAGAAGGGCGGATACCCAAGAAAATCATGTCAATACTGCAGGGCGAAGCGCTGATGAACGATGCATCAGGCCTGGTTTCCCTGAAGTTTGCCGTTGCCGTAGCGATGGGCACTATGGTGTTCACCGTTTCAGGTGCCACGATTGAGTTTCTGAAAGTGGCGATTGGCGGCCTGCTGGCCGGGATTGCTATTTGCTGGCTGTACGGTAAGTCACTGCGTCTGTTCAGCCGCTGGAGCGGAGATGACCCGGCAACGCAGACCGTGTTGTTGCTGCTGTTGCCGTTCGCTTCCTATCTGATTGCGGAACACATTGGCGTGTCGGGCATTCTGGCCGCTGTGGCCGCAGGGATGACTATTACCCGTTCCGGGATAATCCGTCAGGCTCCGCTGGCGATGCGTCTGCGTGCTAACAGCGTCTGGCAGATGCTGGAGTTTGTGTTCAACGGCATGGTGTTCCTGATGCTGGGTCTGCAGTTGCCGGACATTCTGCATAACTCCGTGACCCAGGCAGAAGTCGACCCCAATGTGGATTTCTGGATGCTGGTGCTGTCTGTAGCGCTGATTTATGCCGCGCTGATGATAGTGCGTTTCAGCTGGTTGTATATGATGCAGTTGATCAGTAAACGTCTGCTGAAGAAGAAGCCGATGGAGTTCACCAGTTATTCGATGCGTGAGCTGCTGATTGCCTCTTTTGCTGGTGTTCGTGGGGCAATTACGCTGGCCGGTGTGCTGTCGATCCCCTTGTTCCTGAGCAATGGCGATGCTTTCCCGGCGCGTTACGAGCTGGTGTTCCTTGCCACCGGCGTGATCCTGTTCTCGCTGCTGGTGGGCGTGATCCTGTTGCCGCTGCTGTTGCGTGGCATCGACGGGCATGACAAAACCGCTCACCGCCATGAAGTGCAGATGGCCCGTGCCGTGATGGCAGGTACCGCCATCGAGAGTCTGCATAAGATGGAAGAGCGTCTGGTAGCGGATACAGAAGAGAATATCGATCCTGAGCTGATTAAAGAGGTGAGTTCAAGGGTGACAGGTAATCTGCGCCGCAGGGTGGTGGGCAAAGAAGATCTCGACCGTTCATTGTTCGCTGAGAATCTTGAGCGCCGCTTCCGCCTGACGGCTTTGCGCGCCGAACGCGGCGAGCTGTATCACCTGCGCGCTACCCAGAAAATCAGCAACGAAACAATGCAGAAGTTACTGCACGATTTGGATCTGCTGGAGACGCTGCTAATCGAGAAAGAAGAGTAA
- a CDS encoding LysR family transcriptional regulator, which produces MDVRALRYFVEVVRQQSFTRAAEQLFVTQPTISKMLRQLEDELGCTLLIREGRKLHLTDTGQAVFQRGMTILQEFKQLEAEISDINDLKTGELRLGIPPMVGMQIAGSISAFRQRYPGVELKISEFGGLTVQQAVLSGSLDIALTALPVADDLPLNALPLMSHPLCVLVPRTQEWLRRTHIPISELAGQPILIYNEEFSLNRQLMRAFQASGFAPQIAVRSGQWDFLAAMVQAGMGVAILPEPICQRLDKSQLLWLPLESDLVWKLGLIWREGSYLSKSAQAWIACCREFWPGEAPTLSV; this is translated from the coding sequence ATGGACGTCCGGGCCTTACGCTATTTTGTCGAAGTGGTGCGCCAGCAAAGCTTTACCCGTGCTGCGGAGCAGCTTTTTGTCACCCAGCCCACCATCAGTAAGATGCTTCGCCAGCTGGAAGATGAGTTGGGCTGCACGCTGCTGATCCGCGAGGGACGGAAGCTGCATCTGACGGACACAGGTCAGGCAGTGTTTCAGCGTGGGATGACGATCCTGCAGGAGTTTAAGCAGCTTGAAGCAGAAATCAGCGATATCAATGATTTAAAAACCGGTGAGCTGCGGCTGGGCATTCCACCTATGGTGGGGATGCAGATAGCGGGGTCTATTTCTGCTTTCCGCCAGCGCTATCCGGGCGTGGAGCTGAAAATTTCCGAGTTTGGCGGCCTGACAGTGCAGCAGGCGGTGCTCTCCGGCAGTCTGGATATTGCGCTGACGGCTCTGCCGGTAGCCGATGATTTGCCGTTGAATGCGCTGCCGTTAATGAGCCATCCACTGTGCGTGCTGGTGCCGCGCACTCAGGAGTGGCTGAGGCGCACGCATATTCCTATCTCAGAGTTAGCAGGCCAGCCGATCCTGATATACAACGAGGAGTTTTCGCTGAACCGCCAGCTGATGCGGGCTTTTCAGGCCAGCGGTTTTGCGCCACAGATTGCGGTACGCAGTGGCCAGTGGGATTTTCTCGCCGCAATGGTGCAGGCCGGAATGGGCGTGGCGATCCTGCCGGAGCCCATATGTCAGCGGCTGGATAAGAGCCAGCTGTTGTGGCTGCCGCTGGAGTCAGATTTGGTGTGGAAGCTGGGCCTGATCTGGCGCGAAGGCAGTTATCTGTCGAAAAGTGCCCAGGCATGGATAGCCTGCTGCCGGGAGTTCTGGCCCGGTGAGGCCCCTACTTTATCGGTGTGA